A genomic region of Saccopteryx bilineata isolate mSacBil1 chromosome 1, mSacBil1_pri_phased_curated, whole genome shotgun sequence contains the following coding sequences:
- the HOMER3 gene encoding homer protein homolog 3 isoform X1 translates to MSTAREQPIFSTRAHVFQIDPATKRNWIPAGKHALTVSYFYDATRNVYRIISIGGAKAIINSTVTPNMTFTKTSQKFGQWADSRANTVYGLGFASEQHLTQFAEKFQEVKEAARLAKEKSQDGGELTSPALGLSTHQVPPNPLVSANGPPSDEKLFRSQSAEAPGPAERERLKKMLSEGSVGEVQWEAEFFALQDSNNKLASALREANAAAAQWRQQLEAQRAEAERLRQRVAELEAQAATEATQVCEEGTGQSLEQLESLVQTKDQEIQTLKTQAGGPREAPDAVEWEETLQKVQGLETRNVELEHQLRVTEQSLEEARAEREQARAEVARAAQLLDVRLFELSELREGLARLAEGAP, encoded by the exons ATGTCCACAGCCAG GGAACAGCCCATCTTCAGCACACGGGCACATGTGTTCCAGATTGACCCAGCCACCAAACGGAACTGGATCCCTGCGGGAAAGCATGCACTCACCGTCTCCTACTTCTATGATGCCACCCGCAATGTCTACCGAATCATCAGCATTGGGGGCGCAAAG GCTATTATCAATAGCACTGTCACCCCCAACATGACCTTTACCAAAACCTCCCAGAAGTTTGGACAGTGGGCAGACAGTCGTGCCAACACTGTCTATGGCCTTGGCTTTGCTTCTGAACAGCATCTGACCCAG TTTGCTGAGAAGTTCCAGGAAGTAAAGGAAGCAGCGAGGCTGGCAAAGGAGAAATCTCAGGATGGGGGGGAGCTCACCAGTCCAGCCCTGGGGCTTTCCACCCACCAG GTGCCCCCGAACCCCCTCGTCAGCGCCAATGGCCCCCCCAGCGACGAGAAACTGTTCCGCAGCCAGAGCGCGGAAGCCCCTGGCCCTGCAGAGCGAGAGCGGCTCAAGAAGATGCTGTCGGAGGG TTCCGTGGGCGAGGTACAGTGGGAGGCCGAGTTCTTCGCTTTACAGGACAGCAATAACAAGTTGGCCAGCGCCTTGCGAGAGGCCAACGCAGCTGCCGCTCAGTGGAGGCAGCAGCTGGAGGCCCAGCGCGCAGAAGCCGAACGGCTGCGGCAGCGG GTGGCTGAGCTGGAGGCACAGGCAGCCACAGAGGCAACCCAAGTCTGTGAGGAGGGGACAGGCCAGTCACTGGAGCAGCTGGAGTCCCTAGTGCAAACCAAGGATCAG GAGATCcagacactgaagacccaggctGGTGGGCCTCGAGAGGCCCCTGATGCAGTGGAGTGGGAGGAGACGCTGCAGAAGGTGCAG GGCCTGGAAACCCGCAACGTGGAATTGGAGCACCAATTACGGGTTACAGAGCAGAGTCTGGAGGAGGCTCGGGCCGAGCGGGAACAGGCAAGGGCCGAGGTGGCCCGGGCTGCACAGCTGCTGGACGTCAGGCTTTTTGAGCTGAGCGAGCTGCGGGAGGGCCTGGCCCGCTTGGCTGAAGGTGCGCCCTGA
- the HOMER3 gene encoding homer protein homolog 3 isoform X2, translating to MSTAREQPIFSTRAHVFQIDPATKRNWIPAGKHALTVSYFYDATRNVYRIISIGGAKAIINSTVTPNMTFTKTSQKFGQWADSRANTVYGLGFASEQHLTQFAEKFQEVKEAARLAKEKSQDGGELTSPALGLSTHQVPPNPLVSANGPPSDEKLFRSQSAEAPGPAERERLKKMLSEGSVGEVQWEAEFFALQDSNNKLASALREANAAAAQWRQQLEAQRAEAERLRQRVAELEAQAATEATQVCEEGTGQSLEQLESLVQTKDQGLETRNVELEHQLRVTEQSLEEARAEREQARAEVARAAQLLDVRLFELSELREGLARLAEGAP from the exons ATGTCCACAGCCAG GGAACAGCCCATCTTCAGCACACGGGCACATGTGTTCCAGATTGACCCAGCCACCAAACGGAACTGGATCCCTGCGGGAAAGCATGCACTCACCGTCTCCTACTTCTATGATGCCACCCGCAATGTCTACCGAATCATCAGCATTGGGGGCGCAAAG GCTATTATCAATAGCACTGTCACCCCCAACATGACCTTTACCAAAACCTCCCAGAAGTTTGGACAGTGGGCAGACAGTCGTGCCAACACTGTCTATGGCCTTGGCTTTGCTTCTGAACAGCATCTGACCCAG TTTGCTGAGAAGTTCCAGGAAGTAAAGGAAGCAGCGAGGCTGGCAAAGGAGAAATCTCAGGATGGGGGGGAGCTCACCAGTCCAGCCCTGGGGCTTTCCACCCACCAG GTGCCCCCGAACCCCCTCGTCAGCGCCAATGGCCCCCCCAGCGACGAGAAACTGTTCCGCAGCCAGAGCGCGGAAGCCCCTGGCCCTGCAGAGCGAGAGCGGCTCAAGAAGATGCTGTCGGAGGG TTCCGTGGGCGAGGTACAGTGGGAGGCCGAGTTCTTCGCTTTACAGGACAGCAATAACAAGTTGGCCAGCGCCTTGCGAGAGGCCAACGCAGCTGCCGCTCAGTGGAGGCAGCAGCTGGAGGCCCAGCGCGCAGAAGCCGAACGGCTGCGGCAGCGG GTGGCTGAGCTGGAGGCACAGGCAGCCACAGAGGCAACCCAAGTCTGTGAGGAGGGGACAGGCCAGTCACTGGAGCAGCTGGAGTCCCTAGTGCAAACCAAGGATCAG GGCCTGGAAACCCGCAACGTGGAATTGGAGCACCAATTACGGGTTACAGAGCAGAGTCTGGAGGAGGCTCGGGCCGAGCGGGAACAGGCAAGGGCCGAGGTGGCCCGGGCTGCACAGCTGCTGGACGTCAGGCTTTTTGAGCTGAGCGAGCTGCGGGAGGGCCTGGCCCGCTTGGCTGAAGGTGCGCCCTGA
- the HOMER3 gene encoding homer protein homolog 3 isoform X3, with amino-acid sequence MTFTKTSQKFGQWADSRANTVYGLGFASEQHLTQFAEKFQEVKEAARLAKEKSQDGGELTSPALGLSTHQVPPNPLVSANGPPSDEKLFRSQSAEAPGPAERERLKKMLSEGSVGEVQWEAEFFALQDSNNKLASALREANAAAAQWRQQLEAQRAEAERLRQRVAELEAQAATEATQVCEEGTGQSLEQLESLVQTKDQEIQTLKTQAGGPREAPDAVEWEETLQKVQGLETRNVELEHQLRVTEQSLEEARAEREQARAEVARAAQLLDVRLFELSELREGLARLAEGAP; translated from the exons ATGACCTTTACCAAAACCTCCCAGAAGTTTGGACAGTGGGCAGACAGTCGTGCCAACACTGTCTATGGCCTTGGCTTTGCTTCTGAACAGCATCTGACCCAG TTTGCTGAGAAGTTCCAGGAAGTAAAGGAAGCAGCGAGGCTGGCAAAGGAGAAATCTCAGGATGGGGGGGAGCTCACCAGTCCAGCCCTGGGGCTTTCCACCCACCAG GTGCCCCCGAACCCCCTCGTCAGCGCCAATGGCCCCCCCAGCGACGAGAAACTGTTCCGCAGCCAGAGCGCGGAAGCCCCTGGCCCTGCAGAGCGAGAGCGGCTCAAGAAGATGCTGTCGGAGGG TTCCGTGGGCGAGGTACAGTGGGAGGCCGAGTTCTTCGCTTTACAGGACAGCAATAACAAGTTGGCCAGCGCCTTGCGAGAGGCCAACGCAGCTGCCGCTCAGTGGAGGCAGCAGCTGGAGGCCCAGCGCGCAGAAGCCGAACGGCTGCGGCAGCGG GTGGCTGAGCTGGAGGCACAGGCAGCCACAGAGGCAACCCAAGTCTGTGAGGAGGGGACAGGCCAGTCACTGGAGCAGCTGGAGTCCCTAGTGCAAACCAAGGATCAG GAGATCcagacactgaagacccaggctGGTGGGCCTCGAGAGGCCCCTGATGCAGTGGAGTGGGAGGAGACGCTGCAGAAGGTGCAG GGCCTGGAAACCCGCAACGTGGAATTGGAGCACCAATTACGGGTTACAGAGCAGAGTCTGGAGGAGGCTCGGGCCGAGCGGGAACAGGCAAGGGCCGAGGTGGCCCGGGCTGCACAGCTGCTGGACGTCAGGCTTTTTGAGCTGAGCGAGCTGCGGGAGGGCCTGGCCCGCTTGGCTGAAGGTGCGCCCTGA